In Selenomonas dianae, a genomic segment contains:
- a CDS encoding GtrA family protein produces MSPRLYEIARFVLVGGACFLLDYGLLYILTEYGGIHYLISAGISFTVSVLVNYYLCLVCVFRGANAQTRRAKMLFFGSSIAGLGLNQLLMWMLVDLAGIYYMIAKLIAAGIVMVWNYILKRRAVLGA; encoded by the coding sequence ATGTCACCCAGACTTTATGAAATCGCCCGCTTCGTCCTCGTCGGCGGCGCGTGCTTCCTTCTCGACTACGGACTGCTCTACATCCTCACCGAATACGGCGGCATCCACTATCTCATCTCCGCCGGCATCTCCTTCACCGTCTCCGTCCTCGTCAACTACTATCTCTGCCTCGTCTGCGTCTTTCGCGGCGCAAACGCGCAGACAAGACGCGCGAAGATGCTCTTTTTCGGCTCAAGCATCGCAGGGCTCGGGCTCAATCAGCTCCTCATGTGGATGCTCGTCGATCTCGCAGGGATTTACTACATGATCGCCAAACTCATCGCCGCCGGCATCGTCATGGTGTGGAACTACATCCTCAAACGCCGCGCCGTCCTCGGTGCGTAA
- a CDS encoding radical SAM protein — translation MDVDDLLAHCTLCPRRCGVNRRAGVRGFCGAGREVRVARTMLHRWEEPCLVGAHGAGAVFFAHCTLRCIYCQNHAISHEGSGTEMRTEELAARFLTLQREGAATLDLVTPTHYTPQILAALTQARAEGLTLPVVWNTSGYETVENITRLAGAVDIYLPDLKYANEESGRLYSAAPDYAAAAWDALAAMVAQVGAVQFAADGQLMRGVLVRHLVLPGHRHESIALVRRLWTAFGDAVQLSLMRQYTPLYRAAEFPPLHRRLTTFEYESVVAAARELGMERVYVQGAEAVGAQYVPDFA, via the coding sequence ATGGATGTGGACGATCTTCTCGCGCACTGCACGCTCTGCCCGCGCCGATGCGGTGTGAATCGGCGTGCGGGCGTGCGCGGGTTCTGCGGCGCGGGGCGGGAGGTGCGCGTTGCGCGGACGATGCTGCACCGATGGGAGGAACCGTGCCTGGTCGGCGCACACGGCGCGGGGGCGGTGTTCTTCGCCCACTGTACGCTGCGCTGCATTTACTGTCAGAATCACGCAATCAGTCATGAGGGCAGCGGCACGGAGATGCGTACGGAGGAGCTTGCCGCCCGCTTTCTCACGCTCCAACGGGAGGGTGCGGCGACACTCGATCTCGTGACCCCGACGCACTACACGCCGCAGATTCTCGCCGCGCTCACGCAGGCACGGGCGGAGGGGCTGACGCTCCCTGTGGTCTGGAACACGAGCGGCTATGAGACGGTAGAGAACATCACACGTCTGGCGGGTGCGGTGGACATCTATCTGCCCGATCTGAAATACGCAAATGAGGAGAGCGGACGGCTCTACTCCGCCGCGCCCGACTATGCGGCGGCGGCATGGGATGCCCTTGCGGCGATGGTCGCGCAGGTGGGAGCGGTGCAGTTTGCCGCAGACGGGCAGCTCATGCGCGGCGTACTGGTGCGCCATCTCGTACTGCCGGGACACCGCCACGAGAGCATTGCGCTCGTGCGGCGGCTGTGGACGGCGTTCGGCGATGCCGTGCAGCTCAGTCTGATGCGGCAGTATACGCCGCTCTACCGTGCCGCCGAATTCCCGCCGCTGCATCGGCGGCTCACAACGTTTGAGTATGAGAGCGTGGTCGCGGCGGCGCGCGAGCTCGGGATGGAGCGCGTCTATGTGCAGGGGGCGGAGGCTGTGGGGGCGCAGTATGTGCCGGATTTTGCGTGA
- a CDS encoding cation-translocating P-type ATPase, with product MKFTGLTSAQAEESRAKYGANAIPEPAWTTFGQAFLATFRDPMIRILLVMVALMIAMYFAGHAEIYEPVGTIVTVIIVATVTARTNVASDTEYRALRARTAKDTAKVCRDGGLLVLPVDEIVVGDHVILQGGNKIPADGMLIAGELRVSNAALNGETEECPKTPADSHYVFPAEITGDTFVGDATLFRGSVVFDGEGVMEVRRVGVRTMMGRMAAEMQVREPASPLQVKLAKLADQISAFGYISGIVIISLYMMFFAIGAGGMEAYVALGWSHILVDAIQAVSLAILIIVCAVPEGLPLMISLVLMQNTSRMLARGVLVRRAVGIETAGSLNILFSDKTGTITGGRLAVVDFFTADGQVVAPEEHPVLHEKLKLAIGRNSATMYDDTGAVIGGNPTDQAVMRFLGAQTYCAMQENEACRVGKRQTFNSTNKFSQAELSVRGTVVYKGTPEALLARAAYALRADGTVVPFDAAALNERINAYAERAMRVLAFGYSKQPFRKNEINADVVLIGFAAIRDDVRPEAREAIAEVLAAGVQVVMVTGDRRETAVAIARDAGLLRADGELVLTSSDLAQMRDEEVQRILPQLRVIARALPTDKSRIVRLAQKMNLVVGMTGDGVNDSPALRRADVGFAMGSGTEAARDAGDIVILDDNFRSIKDAILYGRTIYNNILKFCRFQLVINIAAVVVSATAPFFGIIEPLRVTHLLFINLVMDSLGAIMLGNEPAHESYMREKPRRRDAGLISPAMSVQIVCMGTWLVLLSFFFLTDARIAACFDGKAEHYTAYFLIFVLASLMNGFNVRSTGFGIFRRLGENLGFVKVWAMIVLIMAAIINAPYLPHDVGAWIGGMFSTTPIHAGGWGLVFLLAATMIPADLLRKAVWKGFVRARG from the coding sequence TTGAAATTTACGGGACTGACATCGGCACAGGCGGAGGAATCACGCGCGAAATACGGCGCGAACGCCATTCCGGAGCCGGCGTGGACGACGTTCGGACAGGCGTTTCTGGCGACGTTCCGCGATCCGATGATCCGTATCCTGCTCGTGATGGTTGCGCTCATGATCGCGATGTACTTTGCGGGTCACGCGGAGATCTATGAGCCGGTGGGGACGATCGTGACCGTTATCATCGTCGCGACGGTGACGGCGCGGACGAATGTTGCGAGCGATACGGAGTATCGCGCCCTGCGTGCGCGTACGGCAAAGGATACGGCGAAGGTCTGCCGTGACGGCGGGCTTCTCGTTCTGCCTGTGGATGAGATCGTGGTCGGCGACCATGTCATTTTGCAGGGCGGCAACAAGATTCCCGCCGACGGTATGCTGATCGCGGGGGAACTGCGCGTGAGCAATGCGGCACTCAACGGGGAGACGGAGGAGTGCCCGAAGACACCCGCAGACAGTCACTATGTATTCCCCGCCGAGATCACAGGCGATACCTTCGTGGGCGATGCGACACTCTTTCGCGGGAGCGTGGTCTTTGACGGCGAGGGCGTGATGGAGGTGCGCCGCGTCGGCGTGCGGACGATGATGGGGCGGATGGCGGCGGAGATGCAGGTGCGCGAGCCGGCATCCCCCTTGCAGGTGAAGCTCGCGAAGCTCGCTGATCAGATCTCGGCGTTCGGCTACATCTCGGGGATTGTCATTATATCGCTCTACATGATGTTCTTTGCCATCGGCGCGGGCGGCATGGAGGCGTATGTCGCGCTCGGGTGGAGCCACATCCTCGTGGACGCGATTCAGGCGGTCTCACTCGCGATCCTCATCATCGTCTGTGCCGTGCCCGAGGGGCTGCCGCTCATGATCTCGCTCGTGCTGATGCAGAATACGAGCCGGATGCTCGCACGCGGCGTGCTCGTGCGCCGCGCGGTCGGCATCGAGACAGCGGGCTCGCTGAACATCCTCTTCAGTGACAAGACGGGGACGATTACGGGCGGCCGGCTGGCGGTGGTGGACTTCTTTACGGCGGACGGTCAGGTGGTTGCGCCGGAGGAGCATCCCGTTCTTCACGAAAAGCTGAAGCTTGCCATCGGCAGGAACTCCGCCACCATGTATGACGATACGGGCGCGGTCATCGGCGGCAATCCGACCGATCAGGCGGTCATGCGCTTCCTCGGCGCACAGACGTATTGCGCCATGCAGGAGAATGAAGCCTGCCGCGTCGGCAAGCGGCAGACCTTTAACTCGACGAACAAATTCAGTCAGGCGGAGCTGTCCGTACGCGGCACGGTGGTCTACAAGGGTACGCCCGAGGCACTGCTCGCGCGTGCAGCGTATGCGCTCCGTGCGGACGGCACCGTTGTCCCGTTCGATGCGGCGGCGCTGAACGAAAGGATCAACGCCTATGCGGAGCGGGCGATGCGCGTGCTCGCATTCGGATACTCCAAGCAGCCCTTTCGGAAAAATGAGATCAACGCCGATGTGGTTCTCATCGGGTTTGCCGCGATCCGTGACGATGTGCGCCCCGAGGCACGCGAGGCGATTGCGGAGGTGCTGGCGGCGGGCGTGCAGGTCGTCATGGTGACGGGCGACCGCCGCGAGACTGCTGTTGCGATTGCCCGCGATGCGGGGCTGCTGCGTGCGGACGGCGAGCTCGTGCTCACGAGCAGCGACCTCGCACAGATGCGGGACGAGGAGGTACAGCGCATCCTGCCGCAGCTGCGCGTCATCGCGCGTGCGCTGCCGACGGACAAGTCGCGCATCGTGCGCCTCGCGCAGAAGATGAACCTCGTCGTCGGCATGACGGGCGACGGCGTGAACGACTCGCCCGCGCTGCGCCGTGCGGATGTCGGCTTTGCGATGGGCAGCGGCACAGAGGCGGCGCGGGACGCGGGGGACATCGTTATCCTCGACGATAATTTCCGCTCCATCAAGGATGCGATTCTCTACGGGCGCACGATCTACAACAACATCTTGAAATTCTGCCGCTTCCAGCTCGTTATCAACATCGCGGCGGTCGTTGTGAGCGCCACTGCGCCGTTCTTCGGCATCATCGAGCCGCTGCGCGTGACGCATCTCCTCTTTATCAACCTCGTCATGGACAGCCTCGGCGCGATCATGCTCGGCAACGAGCCGGCGCACGAGAGTTATATGCGCGAGAAGCCGCGCCGCCGCGACGCGGGGCTCATCAGCCCAGCGATGAGCGTGCAGATTGTCTGTATGGGGACGTGGCTCGTCCTCCTCAGCTTCTTCTTTCTCACCGATGCACGCATTGCCGCGTGTTTCGATGGAAAGGCGGAGCACTATACGGCGTACTTTCTGATCTTCGTCCTCGCTTCGCTCATGAACGGATTCAACGTACGTTCCACGGGCTTCGGCATCTTTCGCAGGCTTGGTGAAAATCTCGGCTTTGTCAAGGTATGGGCGATGATTGTGCTCATCATGGCGGCAATCATCAACGCGCCCTACCTCCCGCACGATGTCGGCGCATGGATCGGCGGGATGTTCAGCACAACGCCGATTCACGCGGGCGGCTGGGGGCTTGTGTTCCTCCTTGCCGCGACCATGATCCCTGCGGATCTGCTGCGAAAAGCAGTGTGGAAGGGATTTGTGCGGGCGAGAGGGTGA
- the hpf gene encoding ribosome hibernation-promoting factor, HPF/YfiA family translates to MAVFTIRGKNVEVTPALRDYVEKRVGKITKYFENVGDISVLLSVEGKRHKVEVTAPIVRGVLLRGEERSEDMYSSIDLVIEKLERQIRKQKTKLERRFRHGGFKAEAVETFAQPVPEEDDVFPVVKTKRFSLQPMDVQEAIMQMNLLNHRFFVFRNAETEEVNVVYGRNDGKYALIEVEEG, encoded by the coding sequence ATGGCTGTATTCACGATTCGGGGAAAGAATGTCGAGGTCACACCGGCGCTGCGCGACTATGTGGAGAAGCGGGTCGGCAAGATTACGAAGTATTTTGAAAACGTCGGGGACATCTCGGTGCTGCTCTCGGTGGAGGGGAAGCGGCACAAGGTCGAGGTGACTGCGCCGATTGTGCGCGGCGTGCTGCTGCGCGGCGAGGAGCGCTCCGAGGATATGTACAGCTCCATTGATCTCGTGATCGAGAAGTTGGAACGCCAGATCCGCAAGCAGAAAACGAAGCTGGAGCGGCGTTTCCGTCACGGCGGGTTCAAGGCAGAGGCGGTCGAGACGTTTGCCCAGCCCGTGCCGGAGGAGGATGATGTATTCCCCGTCGTCAAGACGAAACGGTTCAGCTTGCAGCCGATGGATGTGCAGGAGGCGATCATGCAGATGAATCTGCTGAACCACCGATTCTTCGTGTTTCGCAATGCGGAGACGGAGGAGGTCAACGTGGTTTACGGTCGAAACGATGGAAAGTATGCTCTGATCGAGGTCGAAGAGGGCTGA
- a CDS encoding FAD:protein FMN transferase, with amino-acid sequence MIKRFFTLYKIPAALLFCAALLLGGCGGDVTAEDTKLMMGTVAHLTVRTDEIASQAALRDGLAVLTQTERDADGATLAAMEAAAGTGAWTEVSPALYETLRLAQEVAHRSGGAFDVTAGALTELWERARAEKLPPSAEEIAAARARVGCAALELRAVEEGGQTRYEARLMKAGMKMDRGALIKGLALDGIRSTWQNEGITNALADLGTSSILGMGVNAEGAPWQIGIRNPRGEGRADLLTVVSLSNEVLSSSGDDERFFLCEGRRYHHLIDPRTGNPAERGLASATVVLPMEGAGEWQGHMGLLSDMLSTAIFVLGAEEGRKLLADFAGARLILVGTDGQLIEE; translated from the coding sequence ATGATAAAAAGATTCTTCACGTTGTATAAAATTCCTGCTGCCCTTCTTTTCTGCGCCGCGCTTCTTCTCGGTGGATGCGGGGGGGATGTGACGGCGGAGGATACCAAGCTCATGATGGGGACGGTGGCGCATCTTACGGTGCGCACGGATGAGATCGCGTCGCAGGCGGCTCTGCGCGACGGGCTTGCCGTGCTCACGCAGACGGAGCGCGATGCGGACGGGGCGACGCTCGCCGCGATGGAGGCGGCTGCGGGGACGGGGGCGTGGACGGAGGTGTCGCCCGCGCTCTATGAAACGCTGCGCCTTGCACAGGAGGTCGCGCACCGCTCGGGCGGGGCGTTCGATGTGACGGCGGGCGCACTGACGGAACTTTGGGAGCGGGCGCGCGCGGAGAAGCTGCCGCCGTCCGCCGAGGAGATCGCTGCGGCGCGTGCGCGTGTCGGCTGTGCGGCACTTGAACTGCGTGCGGTGGAGGAGGGCGGTCAGACGCGATATGAAGCACGTCTGATGAAAGCGGGGATGAAGATGGATCGCGGTGCGCTCATCAAGGGGCTTGCGCTCGACGGCATCCGCAGCACATGGCAAAACGAGGGCATCACAAACGCGCTTGCCGATCTCGGGACGAGCTCGATCCTCGGCATGGGCGTGAATGCGGAGGGCGCACCGTGGCAGATCGGCATCCGCAATCCGCGCGGGGAGGGGCGTGCGGATCTTCTCACCGTTGTATCGCTCTCCAATGAAGTCCTCTCCTCCTCGGGCGACGATGAGCGGTTCTTCCTCTGCGAGGGACGGCGCTATCATCATCTGATCGACCCGCGCACGGGGAATCCCGCAGAGAGGGGGCTTGCCTCGGCGACCGTCGTGCTGCCGATGGAGGGCGCGGGGGAATGGCAGGGACACATGGGACTGCTCTCGGATATGCTCTCGACGGCGATCTTTGTCCTCGGTGCAGAGGAGGGGCGGAAGCTGCTTGCGGATTTCGCGGGCGCACGCCTTATTTTGGTCGGGACAGATGGACAGCTCATAGAGGAATAA
- a CDS encoding PepSY-associated TM helix domain-containing protein codes for MRKIYLIHQWVSLACALFLLLLTLTGLPLLFRGEINAWNTVNLPPRGEPMALRGIWAGLPEGTAAVTQAFPTKEILAVTPDGEDGTLYFRVKERGGKAGRSHMRMGGEQIMYDVRTGTLFNRQERVYRSEAVQEFMHTMHILHVRLGMEEGGRDFLAAMCVLSVISIVSGVYLYLPMMKTLAFGTRRRRSSRLFRSDWHKLTSVFAGTWATLMCVSGIFIVLYSIGMRDYQRTAQGLAAEHFAVQEQRAALLPPEEALARIQEAFPAKDVISMRLPTAESALYVFQIAEPTVRATDFALGTQVYLAAGGGEPLPVPVPAWLQVAPFFLNLHIHNHEMMAEKLFWALLILMTAAMIVTGIALWLTRWQRRISKAVEAAQRRRTNAAWEEPVRIAVLTLIVLTAPMYGSLGDGIALAVSAYLIYYFVRAVRG; via the coding sequence ATGCGAAAAATCTATCTCATTCATCAGTGGGTGAGCCTTGCTTGCGCACTCTTTTTGCTGCTGCTGACGCTGACGGGGCTGCCGCTGCTCTTTCGCGGGGAGATCAACGCGTGGAACACGGTGAATCTGCCGCCGCGCGGGGAACCCATGGCACTGCGTGGGATCTGGGCGGGTCTGCCCGAGGGGACGGCGGCGGTGACGCAGGCGTTCCCGACGAAGGAGATTCTGGCGGTCACACCGGACGGGGAGGATGGGACGCTGTACTTCCGCGTCAAGGAGCGCGGCGGGAAGGCAGGGCGCTCCCATATGCGCATGGGCGGCGAGCAAATCATGTACGATGTGCGTACAGGTACGCTCTTTAACCGGCAGGAGCGCGTCTACCGCTCCGAGGCGGTGCAGGAGTTCATGCACACGATGCACATTCTGCACGTCCGTCTGGGGATGGAGGAGGGCGGCCGCGACTTTCTCGCCGCGATGTGCGTGCTCTCCGTGATCTCCATTGTGAGCGGTGTCTATCTCTACCTGCCGATGATGAAAACGCTCGCCTTCGGCACACGGCGGCGGCGAAGCAGCCGCCTGTTCCGGTCGGACTGGCACAAGCTCACGTCGGTCTTTGCGGGCACGTGGGCAACTCTCATGTGCGTGAGCGGTATCTTTATCGTCCTCTACTCCATTGGTATGCGGGACTATCAGCGCACGGCGCAGGGGCTTGCGGCAGAGCATTTTGCCGTTCAGGAACAGCGTGCGGCATTGCTTCCGCCGGAGGAAGCATTGGCGCGGATACAGGAAGCATTTCCTGCAAAGGACGTTATTTCGATGCGTCTGCCCACGGCGGAGAGTGCGCTCTATGTGTTTCAGATCGCAGAGCCGACGGTACGCGCGACGGATTTTGCACTGGGGACGCAGGTCTATCTCGCAGCGGGTGGCGGGGAGCCGCTTCCTGTACCCGTGCCCGCATGGCTGCAGGTGGCGCCGTTCTTTTTGAATCTGCACATCCACAACCATGAGATGATGGCGGAAAAGCTCTTTTGGGCGCTGCTCATCCTCATGACGGCGGCGATGATCGTCACGGGGATTGCACTCTGGCTGACGCGCTGGCAGAGGCGCATCTCCAAGGCGGTGGAGGCGGCGCAGCGCAGACGTACCAATGCCGCATGGGAGGAGCCCGTGCGCATCGCCGTGCTGACCTTGATCGTGTTGACTGCGCCGATGTACGGCAGTCTCGGGGATGGGATCGCCCTCGCCGTCAGCGCCTATCTCATCTATTACTTTGTGCGTGCGGTGCGCGGTTGA
- a CDS encoding cold shock domain-containing protein translates to MTGKVKWFSADKGYGFISRADGDDVFVHFSSIRGEGYKTLSEGQEVEFDIVEGARGPQADNVVKKE, encoded by the coding sequence ATGACGGGCAAAGTGAAATGGTTCAGCGCGGACAAGGGATATGGATTCATCTCCCGTGCGGACGGCGACGACGTATTCGTTCATTTTTCCTCGATCCGTGGCGAGGGCTACAAGACCCTCAGCGAGGGGCAGGAAGTCGAATTCGACATCGTCGAGGGCGCGCGCGGTCCGCAGGCGGACAACGTGGTCAAAAAGGAATAA
- a CDS encoding glycosyltransferase — protein MSALTIILAGGGDREYLRETAEAAVSAASALCVETELLVPAAAGEVELLRTELHGLTCRVLSCVGESSAAQWNVGAAAAAGQTLLFLRAGVVLTADGLAKMLEVLRSDETVAAVGPFSNRTEFAWQYMNAEEMASHGEDAAAWVRRHLTQPTDSLFLEDFALLVRRSAVRAVQGFDEAFTGGGADLDLSFRFKYEGFHLLRVPVYFAHRGAGHCDLYDLVRSEARPLLMERWGIDIGLPETILHDTLGTIAWAHDLPLIRATARTALLRAPLVSIMIPTYNRPHYFRETLAGALTQTYPNIEVIVCDNSTDDRTEELMRSYRDDVRVRYIRNREARTKAENFMPFEHLAQGEFLQWCMDDDILLPDKTTRMVDAFLSEQEVTLVTSIRGVIDGDGAYLGQWENAPPIHGMYVCCGGAAVGRSTLMNHDNFLGDPSAVLFRRRDLAHHCWRAEARGCRVLSECAMWLELLEKGNAVIFGRPLSLFRIHGGQEGQRPEALVRAGMEWRHLIEEYWQRRVFLTAEEDYRAALAKLEKDCKNIINPLLSQVSPALRTSYMTNTPSIHIAVVNRIDGCAPMRLDAPLKLLNERGLITLSGCVQTGDPEMDLFQAAPQHDSILLLERKIMRRIPAMKQMLSRQAAQGNIIVHEFDDHPAIFKELVENDYCSFRAVSAVQVSTQYLADELRAFNPYIYLFENQLPSLPERRSCDVPTDRVTIFFGALNRRPDWEPLMPAINEAIRRHGDRLYFRVVSDYGFYQELQTEAKVFTGDVREVSIVAPYERYTAELHVSDIALLPLNDTAFNRAKSDLKFIEAAGHGAAVLAAPTVYAATVRDGETGMIYRSPKEFSQKLDLLIKRADLRRTLAENAYRYVAEHRLLEQHLDERIAAYREMFARREELERARFRRVEKFFPQG, from the coding sequence GTGTCGGAGAATCATCAGCGGCGCAGTGGAATGTGGGGGCGGCAGCCGCCGCAGGACAGACCCTGCTCTTTTTGCGTGCGGGGGTCGTCCTCACGGCGGACGGACTGGCAAAGATGCTGGAAGTCCTTCGATCGGATGAGACGGTCGCCGCCGTCGGCCCTTTCTCCAACCGCACGGAATTCGCGTGGCAGTACATGAATGCGGAGGAGATGGCGTCGCACGGGGAGGATGCGGCTGCGTGGGTGCGCCGTCATCTGACGCAGCCGACGGACAGCCTGTTCCTTGAGGATTTTGCCCTGCTCGTGCGCCGCTCCGCCGTTCGGGCGGTGCAGGGGTTTGACGAGGCGTTCACGGGCGGCGGTGCGGATCTCGACCTCTCGTTTCGTTTCAAATACGAGGGGTTCCACCTCCTGCGCGTGCCTGTCTATTTTGCGCATCGGGGGGCGGGACACTGCGACCTCTACGATCTGGTGCGTTCCGAGGCGCGTCCGCTGCTCATGGAACGATGGGGCATCGACATCGGTCTGCCCGAGACGATCCTGCATGACACATTGGGCACGATTGCGTGGGCGCACGATCTCCCCCTCATCCGTGCGACGGCACGCACGGCACTTCTGAGGGCGCCGCTGGTCAGCATCATGATCCCGACGTACAACCGTCCGCACTACTTTCGGGAGACGCTTGCGGGGGCGCTCACACAGACCTATCCGAACATCGAGGTGATTGTCTGCGACAACTCGACGGACGACCGCACCGAGGAGCTGATGCGCTCCTATCGGGACGATGTGCGCGTGCGCTATATCCGCAACCGAGAGGCGCGGACGAAGGCGGAGAACTTTATGCCGTTCGAGCATCTGGCACAGGGTGAGTTCCTGCAATGGTGTATGGACGACGACATCCTCCTGCCGGATAAGACGACGCGGATGGTCGATGCATTCCTTTCCGAACAGGAGGTCACGCTCGTCACTTCGATACGCGGGGTCATCGACGGGGATGGCGCGTATCTCGGGCAGTGGGAGAATGCGCCGCCCATCCATGGGATGTATGTGTGCTGCGGCGGTGCGGCAGTCGGTCGCAGTACCCTCATGAACCATGATAATTTCTTGGGCGACCCTTCCGCCGTTCTCTTTCGGCGGCGGGATCTCGCGCACCACTGTTGGCGTGCGGAGGCGCGCGGCTGCCGGGTGCTCTCCGAATGTGCGATGTGGTTGGAACTCCTCGAAAAGGGGAATGCCGTTATATTCGGCAGACCGCTCAGCCTGTTCCGCATCCATGGCGGACAGGAGGGGCAGCGCCCCGAGGCGCTTGTTCGCGCCGGCATGGAGTGGCGTCATCTCATCGAGGAGTATTGGCAACGGCGTGTGTTTCTGACGGCAGAGGAGGACTATCGGGCGGCTCTTGCCAAATTGGAGAAGGACTGTAAGAACATTATCAATCCGTTGCTCTCGCAGGTATCTCCCGCACTGCGAACAAGCTACATGACCAACACGCCCTCCATTCATATTGCCGTTGTGAACCGCATTGACGGCTGTGCGCCGATGCGTCTGGATGCCCCGCTGAAGCTGCTCAACGAACGCGGTCTCATCACGCTGAGTGGGTGTGTGCAGACGGGAGATCCGGAGATGGATCTTTTCCAAGCGGCACCGCAGCATGACAGTATCCTCCTCTTGGAGCGGAAAATCATGCGGCGGATTCCCGCGATGAAACAGATGCTTTCCCGGCAAGCGGCACAGGGGAATATCATTGTGCATGAGTTCGACGATCATCCTGCGATCTTCAAGGAACTTGTGGAGAACGACTACTGCTCCTTCCGCGCCGTTTCAGCCGTGCAGGTCTCGACGCAGTATCTTGCGGACGAACTGCGGGCGTTCAACCCCTACATCTATCTCTTTGAGAATCAACTGCCGTCGCTGCCGGAGCGGCGCAGCTGCGATGTGCCCACAGACCGTGTGACGATTTTCTTCGGTGCGCTGAACCGCCGTCCGGACTGGGAGCCGCTGATGCCTGCGATCAACGAGGCGATCCGCCGTCATGGCGACCGCCTGTACTTCCGCGTGGTTTCGGATTATGGATTCTATCAGGAGCTCCAAACGGAGGCAAAGGTGTTTACGGGTGATGTGCGGGAGGTCTCTATCGTCGCCCCGTACGAGCGCTATACGGCGGAACTGCACGTCTCGGACATCGCGCTCCTGCCGCTGAACGACACAGCGTTCAACCGTGCCAAGTCCGATCTGAAGTTCATCGAGGCAGCGGGACACGGCGCGGCGGTACTCGCCGCACCGACCGTCTATGCGGCGACGGTGCGCGACGGTGAGACGGGGATGATCTATCGCAGCCCGAAGGAGTTTTCACAGAAGCTGGATCTCCTCATCAAACGTGCCGACCTGCGGCGCACGCTTGCGGAGAACGCCTATCGCTATGTGGCGGAGCACCGTCTGCTCGAACAGCATTTGGACGAGCGCATCGCCGCCTATCGCGAGATGTTTGCACGGCGCGAGGAACTTGAGCGTGCGCGTTTCCGACGGGTTGAGAAGTTTTTCCCGCAGGGCTGA
- a CDS encoding DeoR/GlpR family DNA-binding transcription regulator, whose product MFLEERQELIVRMVERDGKVKVKELSAKFKVTEDCIRKDLGSLERQGRLKRTYGGAVKLTQSVHMIEVSRHRHMDIEAKRRIAQAAVSLIQEKDMVFLDVSTSNLAIAELLMKSDRDLTVVTNMVDVLGVLARNPRIELIFAGGQINRGRDGFWGGMTQDFIGRLKPDIAFVGAVGVDVKGNSVSTYDIDDGLNKARIITRSKRAYVVAEARKLSTDGNYDYTPLNALAGLVTDTEPPSDIRAAAAELGIEIVLP is encoded by the coding sequence ATGTTTCTGGAGGAGCGCCAAGAGCTCATCGTCCGCATGGTGGAGCGTGACGGTAAGGTCAAGGTCAAAGAGCTCAGCGCCAAATTCAAAGTGACCGAAGATTGTATCCGCAAGGATCTCGGCTCGCTCGAACGGCAGGGGCGGCTGAAGCGCACCTACGGCGGCGCCGTGAAACTGACGCAGAGCGTTCACATGATCGAGGTCAGCCGTCACCGTCACATGGATATTGAGGCAAAACGCCGCATCGCACAGGCCGCCGTTTCTCTCATTCAGGAGAAGGATATGGTTTTCCTGGATGTTTCGACGAGCAATCTTGCCATCGCAGAACTGCTCATGAAGAGCGACCGTGATCTCACGGTCGTGACGAACATGGTCGATGTCCTTGGCGTACTCGCACGCAACCCGCGCATCGAGCTGATCTTTGCCGGCGGGCAGATCAACCGCGGACGCGACGGGTTCTGGGGCGGCATGACGCAGGACTTCATCGGCAGGCTCAAGCCCGACATCGCATTCGTCGGCGCGGTCGGCGTGGATGTCAAGGGCAACAGCGTGTCCACCTACGACATCGACGACGGTCTCAACAAGGCACGCATCATCACACGCAGCAAACGCGCCTATGTCGTCGCAGAGGCACGCAAGCTGTCGACGGACGGCAACTACGACTACACGCCGCTCAATGCCCTCGCAGGGCTTGTGACGGACACGGAGCCGCCCTCGGACATCCGTGCGGCAGCGGCGGAGCTGGGCATCGAGATCGTACTGCCGTAA